The Rhizoctonia solani chromosome 14, complete sequence genome has a segment encoding these proteins:
- a CDS encoding coatomer subunit beta: MPLRRIKASPLACHICGHMFRKISAVKKHILNTLDCHKKRDQEIHKLNRTKAVGSEPNTYDEDNGPDIDYKLVDVQDVEMQGGGQLGNQVPGSDAADQVPEQPGFWLPGPDKYNFWDIGELANPNNFEIAEFLLESRLSVKEREQFLRLNKIKGQMPWLSNYKLMADVDKLPCRSGWRFKVYQLDGPKDEYHFRPEQHYAGQKPGKHNRQYGDANASQAWWDLQQKFKDKYATMGRYIIASDQTPLTGFCGNKKAHPVYFTIANLPKHIRRAHSNRAMVLIGYLPIPDLDCKPNDNKARAMQTKLFNTCML; this comes from the exons ATGCCCTTACGCCGTATCAAAGCCAGTCCCCTTGCCTGTCACATCTGCGGTCATATGTTCAGGAAGATATCTGCGGTCAAAAAGCATATTTTGAATACCCTTGACTGCCATAAGAAGCGCGACCAGGAAATTCACAAGTTGAACCGGACAAAAGCTGTAGGAAGTGAACCCAATACGTATGACG AGGACAATGGACCGGATATCGATTATAAGCTGGTAGACGTTCAGGATGTGGAGATGCAGGGCGGAGGCCAATTAGGCAACCAGGTGCCAGGATCGGATGCAGCAGACCAGGTACCAGAGCAGCCAGGATTTTGGCTCCCTGGGCCTGACAAATACAATTTTT GGGATATAGGAGAACTTGCCAACCCCAATAACTTTGAGATAGCGGAATTCTTGCTAGAGAGCCGCCTCAGTGTTAAGGAGCGGGAACAATTTCTTAGACTGAATAAG ATTAAGGGACAAATGCCGTGGTTGTCGAATTATAAGTTGATGGCGGACGTGGATAAACTGCCGTGCCGTTCTGGATGGCGATTCAAAGTTTATCAGCTGGATGGCCCCAAAG ACGAGTATCATTTCCGCCCCGAGCAACATTATGCTGGTCAGAAACCAGGAAAGCACAACCGCCAATACGGAGACGCCAATGCATCGCAAGCGTGGTGGGACCTTCAG CAAAAGTTCAAGGACAAATACGCGACCATGGGAAGATACATCATAGCGTCAGATCAGACACCCTTGACGGGATTTTGTGGGAATAAGAAGGCTCACCCGGTATACTTTACAATCGCAAACTTACCAAAACATATCCGGCGTGCTCATTCAAACCGTGCAATGGTTTTGATTGGGTATCTTCCCATACCGGACCTTGACTGCAAACCAAATGACAACAAGGCGCGAGCCATGCAAACAAAGCTCTTCAACACATGTATGCTGTAA
- a CDS encoding Retrovirus-related Pol polyprotein from transposon, translating into MSRRSSRPASSNRTPWDTRLSREDSPNNPFGPTRYSIEQSSPEELVIPQPSQPYESPIKPHASMPALEDPQAGPSSSRRISPHSHKSSSRHSPRLSPLEYEAIQEANKLVKPSSSIRKPSPFGHKTSPATFQRMIPVFGLPDIEMLEPSSSKPQPSEPMNSHELKRSKGKTSEAHISKHKETQAALLDPNDRSFTNDPAIQKYLPYSPSTTLYPLNEESPGEFNYQPDCTQMTSWCRKSPQANSFRKVYRQLGRVFYHVEIPPAHENRYPSPSCEQWASHYFKLLDTVVTFRPTCCITTKLIPAQEINHWPEYGKLHIDLNKLIKRTVHSVYDMEELLPIPEWPEHDCLFTSHSFEVAAVTYRDQMERFIQKLYEILGRQLQTGPPSPVISAGHLSEVEPGQEHLRDRTLQLKQDMTLLVPKSSRASSVTPQEAAQENLLRSLIKPTSQVTIASPLLPEPQVSPPTVTLHTSSSTPPGQPPSSLHSSKASLTVTMQPRYLGPDNGTSLIPSEPLPPPPSSIATSSSRSIPLGRILEESPHVTLQVPPTLERTERLRREASKSLGPRPPTPRPTVVPSTSSEETLPSSPRGNASVPIAQPSAIPPFNIQALEDYINNLSDGNIDGLSSSESSTGRDQVAPELIAPATPADSITSVSSAATHTIQVPVAQSTPRIRSQLEEDNVSNIPYNPPLSNAARRISLAGPSIPLRDPPPHADFINCRSSLGANRRSSGRPAIPAESFTRVSTIPEERSSRLAESAHRRPTSSPESRRTPLSIHTNLPYLQEQPAPVTREEANMSRRGNFLAPLLAPVPQLQVPPAPPIDRTRLPPHIVGRMVSSRRFSELFNDPPPRDQLRDRLAPLAEGGGGNDPPYDSDNGDFDNSGRRRNNPPRRNGGGPPNDPEDPGNEPYAQANAARARPFNPAPVHFDTKLKPDIIPEWDGDTKKLSRWMTSINNIAEYSSYTRIQLGQQIPLRFTGRALRWFNALDKDYRRIITEDWPALRQAITIHFMNRTFLNRSKNEAMRIRFRDKDHSEETPEDYVIRKMEALTIVSDWTDSELIFEIMNGAPKSWTTHIDTSRIVTWEDFLDKIAWHEEDLLGKDSSHNSDIQRQLHQMQSTLKRLEGNRLPRPSARSHLAGSKPVGWHQNNPPPKYPKDDSTVSKGKTPKDKKARPCRHCGSMMHWDRDCKHAKKNSRFVRSHMAQADDDEWEAQEAYEDLCDEAYLDETEYNTEEEESVSEEEQDFHKPLQSLAVSTSSAKPSSGSQEEQHGLEGTTVSQGINSADQGSKESDSSVFSGYVQPKLPTRKSLNKKLKMASSHTATAKNGEEITLKRLMSRPPGTAFFGSKATIIKGWLQTSNGPKKRITFDSGSEITLINESILKTLDPSPRVRIGQKLKLIQVTGNSSLSQYISLPIIFDTEQGLVKMIVEAYIVPNMNTPFILGTDFASQYQLSLVRNGDGTRIVFGDTGRSIPVEESDSSPRIDQQGNTFMVEVAQGFIKNSEKIKISKKAYKKRLQHRKLPPNTVKVKVYETVTIPAHTIKLIKVKTTWKEGQASGFMDRSFNSHRQEEHLFAITDCLIDRNNPKIQVSNLSEHPLRLQGGEILGYMHDPNEYLAKEKDITKEEKDSIIKYATLVQAMVQRKAEEKPTAQEEELMKSPEGGPKTAEVPDPEPVPSDRFLQEVNFSEHLTPNQRAKLEKVLRKHELAFGLDGRLGTHNTQLEIRLRPGTKEISLTPYHASPAKREVIDKQIEEWLKLGVIEPSKSAWGFPVIVVYCNSKPRLCVDYRRLNEVAVPDEYPLPKQTDILHALEGSQWLTTLDALAGFTQLTIKEEDREKLAFRCHNGHWQPTKLLFGYRNGPAEFQRVMNRILSRFLWQFALVYIDDIVIYSVEFEDHCNHLDQVLGAIEEAEITLSPKKCHIGYQSLLLLGQKVSRLGLSTHKEKVDAILELEPPKNVPTLQTFLGMMTYFSSYIPFYSWIVAPLFKFLKKGTAWSWEEKEQQAFELAKEALASAPVMAYPIIGKPYRLYTDACNYGLGGILQQVQSIKIKDLKGTKAYKYLRGEYDKGNPVPRMTIPASKQRDDVTGGDTWDKQDFEETTVQVERVIAYWSRILKEAERNYSPTEREALALKEALVKFQVYLEGAEFVAITDHAALTWSKTYNNVNRRLMTWGLVFSAYPGMQIVHRAGRVHDNADPISRLRRRTPYHTSPLADQSTPLKLNMEEDPLRNLYKEINERFEEKLLGVASAFTQSYKIGNSQKPIKKWIPTPTEAVSYQTTISYSVEISINSEEITRFIEAYKKDSHFKQVMEEFKSHHNPLNPPFHQYQIGDNGLIYFIDSQEKYRLCVPRDLQVDILKENHDNLNQGAHAGYAKTYHRIASVYYWPKMARSIQKGFLQPLPIPQQPFEVVSMDFIMDLPPSNNYNAILVIVDKLTKYGHFIPCTTQIDEVQTAQLFHDHIWCHYGLPRQVITDRDARWTGAFWGHLVSMLGIRQALTTAHHPQSDGQTEILNQTTEVAIRVFTNPAKDNWSKLLSGFAHSYNTSVHTSTQQTPAFLLRGFQPLTSADLLALTSENIPRPAQESQTAEEFKESMELARSLAKDALKVAQNYQQKYYNSDKTHVTFEPGDLVLINPHSLNLLKHQSGKGNKLNMRYEGPFEVMESISPVAYRIRLPASYCIHPIINIAHLESYKASPPEFGSRPTQNIPREDFQQMPEYEVERIVEERTIKKGNKRIRQYKIRWLGYSSEHDRWRTEKELRNAPEVIKEWKQTSGSTIHPNHRKKKEF; encoded by the exons ATGTCTAGAAGATCAAGCAGACCTGCATCCTCTAATAGGACCCCTTGGgacacaagactttcaagagaag ATAGTCCCAACAACCCTTTTGGACCTACTAGGTACTCTATTGAGCAATCCTCTCCTGAGGAGCTAGTGATTCCCCAACCTAGCCAACCCTATGAATCACCCATCAAGCCACATGCTTCCATGCCAGCCCTGGAAGACCCTCAAGCAGGACCtagtagctcaagaaggatatcacctcactctcataagtcatcatccagacactctccaagattgtctcctttggaatatgaagctattcaggaagcaaacaagctagttaagccaagttcttctaTAAGGAAGCCTTCACCTTTTGGTCATAAGACTAGCCCAGCTACCTTCCAGAGGATGATACCTGTATTTGGACTTCCTGATATAGAGATGTTGGAACCTTCCTCTAGTAAACCTCAGCCCTCTGAGCCTATGAactctcatgagcttaaAAGATCTAAAGGAAAGACTTCTGAAGCCCACATATCTAAGCATAAGGAAACTCAAGCTGCCTTACTGGATCCTAATGATAGGtcttttactaatgaccCAGCAATCCAGAAGTACCTACCTTATTCTCCTTCCACTACCTTATACCCTTTAAATGAAGAATCACCAggagaattcaactatcagcctGACTGTACCCAAATGACCTCTTGGTGTAGGAAGAGCCCTCAAGCTAATAGTTTTAGGAAAGTCTACAGGCAGCTAGGAAgagtattctatcatgtggagATACCTCCAGCCCATGAGAATCGCTACCCCTCACCTTCTTGTGAGCAATgggcttctcactacttcaaactactagatactgtagtaacCTTTAGACCTACATGTTGCATTACTACCAAGTTAATtcctgctcaagaaatcaaccatTGGCCTGAATATGGTAAGTTACACATAGACCTGAATAAACTAATCAAGAGAACTGTTCATAGCGTCTATGACATGGAGGAGCTATTGCCCATTCCTGAATGGCCAGAACATGACTGCTTATTCACCTCCCATTCCTTTGAAGTAGCTGCTGTCACTTATAGGGATCAGATGGAGCGTTTCATTCAGAAGCTATATGagatccttggtagacaacttcagactggaccaccttccccagtcatctcagcaggacatctcagtgaggtagaacctggacaagaacaCCTTAGGGATAGGACTCTACAACTTAAGCAAGATATGACCCTGTTAGTGCCCAAAAgttctagagcctcttctgtcactccacaggaggcagctcaagaaaacttactaagGAGTCTTATCAAGCCCACAAGTCAAGTTACTATTGCTAGTCCTTTACTTCCAGAACCTCAAGTTTCTCCTCCAACTGTAACCCTGCACACTTCCAGTAGCACTcctccaggacaacctcctagtagtcttcattcatccaaagcctctcttactgttactatgcaaccTAGGTATTTAGGGCCTGATAATGGAACCTCACTTATTCCCTCAGAACCTTTACCACCTCCTCCTAGCTCTATtgctacttcttcctctagatCTATACCCTTAGGAAGAATACTAGAGGAGTCACCCCATGTAACATTACAAGTCCCACCTACTTTAGAAAGGACTGAGAGACTTAGGAGAGAAGCCTCTAAATCTCTAGGACCTAGACCACCTACTCCTAGACCCACTGTAGTCCCTTCCACTAGTTCAGAAGAAACCTTACCATCATCACCTAGAGGTAATGCTAGTGTTCCTATTGCACAACCTTCAGCtatacctcctttcaatatacaagcccttgaagactacatcaacaatctttcaGATGGAAATATAGATGGCTTaagttcttctgaatcatcaactggaagagaccaagtagccccaGAACTAATAGCCCCAGCTACTCCTGCTGATTCTATTACTTCTGTCTCAAGTGCTGCTACACACACCATACAAGTTCCAGTAGCACAATCTACTCCCAGGATTAGGAGCCAATTAGAAGAAGATAATGTTAGTAATATACCTTATAATCCACCTTTAAGCAACGCTGCTAGAAGAAttagccttgcaggcccaagtattcctcttagagatccacctccacatgctGACTTTATTAATtgcagatcttccttgggagcaaatcggcgatcctcaggaagaccagctataccagctgaatcctttaccagagtatctacaatcccagaagagcgctcctctagactagctgaaagtgcccacaggagacctacctcctctcctgaatcaagaagaactcctctaagtatccataccaatttaccttacttacaggagcagccagcaccagttactagagaagaagctaatatgagtaggagaggaaacttcttagcccctctactagcacctgtcccacaacttcaagtacctccagcaccaccTATTGACAGGACTAGGTTACCTCCTCATATTGTAGGACGTATGGTCTCCTCTAGAAGGTTTAGTGAGCTGTTTAATGATCCACCTCCTAGGGATCAACTTAGAGATAGACTAGCTCCCttagctgaaggaggaggaggaaatgaccCACCATATGATAGCGATAATGGAGATTTTGATAACTCTGGTAGAAGAAGGAACAACCCACCTAGAAGAAATGGAGGAGGACCTCCCAACGACCCAGAAGATccaggaaatgaaccatatgctcaagcaaatgcagctagagctagacctttcaatccagctcctgtacattttgatactaagctgaaacctgacataatcccagaatgggatggagatactaagaAGCTGTCgcgctggatgacatccatcaacaacatagctgagtatagtagctacaccagaattcagcttggacagcagattcctctcaggttcacaggaagagctcttagatggttcaatgcattagataaggactataggcgaattataactgaagattggccagcacttaggcaagctatcactatccacttcatgaataggaccttcctgaatagaagcaagaatgaagccatgcgcatcaggttcagggataaagatcattcagaagagaccccagaagactatgtcatcaggaagatggaagctctcactattgtcagtgactggactgactctgaattaatctttgaaatcatgaatggtgctcctaagtcctggaccacgcatatagacacctcaagaatagtcacttgggaagacttccttgacaagattgcatggcatgaggaggaccttttgggaaaagattcttcTCATAACTCTGACATACAGCGTCAACTACACCAGATGCAATCTACTCTCAAGAGACTAGAAGGAAACAGGCTCCCTAGGCCAAGTGCGCGCTCACACTTAGCAGGATCTAAACCAgtaggatggcatcaaaataatcctccaccaaaataccctaaggatgactctacagtatctaaaggtaaaactcctaaagacaagaaagctagaccttgtagacactgtggaagtatgatgcactgggatagagactgtaagcatgccaagaagaactccagatttgtgcgatcacatatggcacaagcagatgatgatgaatgggaagcccaggaagcttatgaagatctctgtgatgaagcctaccttgatgaaacagaatACAACACTGAAGAagaagagtctgtttctgaggaagagcaggattttcataagccccttcagtcattggctgtctctacctccagcgctaagcccagctctggatcccaggaggaacagcatggtctggaggggaccactgtcagccagggtattaactctgctgaccagggcagtaaggaatctgattcatctgtattttctggatatgtacaacccaagctccccactaggaagagccttaataagaaactgaaaatggctagtagtcatacagctactgccaagaatggagaagaaatcactctcaagcgattaatgtcaagaccaccaggaactgccttctttggatccaaagccaccatcatcaaaggaTGGCTTCAGACAAGTAATGGACCTAAGAAGCGCAtcacctttgactcaggatcagagatcactctcattaatgagtcaatacttaaaactctagatccatcacctagagtgcgcattggacaaaaactcaagttaattcaagttactgggaatagtagcttatcacagtatatttcccttcctatcatttttgatactgaacaaggattagttaaaatgattgtagaagCCTATATAGTTCCTAACATGAACACGCCTTTTATCTTAGGAACAGACTTTGCATCCCAGTATCAACTCTCATTAGTTAGGAATGGAGATggaacaaggatagtttttggggatacaggacgttctattcctgtggaagaatcagattccagcccaagaattgaccaacaaggtaacacctttatggttgaagttgcacaaggattcatcaagaattctgaaaaaatcaagatctctaagaaggcctacaagaagcgacttcaacataggaaattaccTCCTAATACTGTCAAAGTAAAAGTATATGAGACAGTTACTATCCCAgcgcataccatcaagctcatcaaagtcaagacaacatggaaggaaggtcaagcctctgGTTTTATGGACAGATCCTTCAATTCCCatcgacaagaagaacatctgtttgcaataacagactgcctgatagataggaacaatcccaagattcaggtttctaacctatcagaacatcctttaagattgcaaggaggagaaattcttggatatatgcatgatcccaatgaataccttgcaaaggaaaaggacattactaaggaagaaaaagacagcattATCAAGTATGCTACCTTAGTACAAGCCATGGTGCAGAGGAAAGCTGAAGAAAAGCCTACTGcacaagaagaggaattaatgaagtcgcctgaaggaggacccaagactgctgaagtacctgacccagaacctgtcccttcagatagattccttcaagaagttaatttctcagaacatctcactcctaatcaaagggctaaactagaaaaagtcttgcgcaagcatgagttagcctttggattagatggtagacttggtactcataacactcaactggaaattagactaaggccaggaactaaagaaatatctctaaccccttaccatgcttctccagctaaaagagaagtcattgacaagcagattgaggaatggcttaaacttggagtcattgagccatccaagagtgcttggggatttCCTGTTATAGTAGTCTATTGCAACAGTAAACCCAGACTATGTGTGGATTACAGACGTCTCAATGAAGTAGCTGTACCAGATGAgtatcccttaccaaaaCAAACTGACATCTTGCATGCCTTGGAAGGATCTCAATGGCTTACTACCTTAGATGCGCTAGCTGGTTTCACTCAGCTAACCATTAAGGAggaagacagagagaaacttgctttcagatgtcacaacggccattggcaacctaccaaactactctttggatataggaatggaccagcagaattccagcgtgtcatgaataggatactttcaagatttctatggcaatttgccctggtatatattgatgacatagtgatctatagtgttgagtttgaagaccattgcaatcacttagatcaagtcttaggagctattgaagaagctgaaatcaccctatctccaaagaaatgtcacattggataccaatcactactattgttaggacagaaggtatcaagattaggtctatcaacccataaggaaaaagttgatgctatcttagagttggaaccccctaaaaatgttcctactttacagactttcctagggatgatgacttatttctctagctatattcccttctactcatggattgtagcgcctttgttcaagtttctcaagaaaggaacagcttggtcttgggaggaaaaggaacaacaagcgtttgaacttgctaaagaggcccttgcatctgctccagtaatggcttatcctattattggaaaaccatacagattatatacagatgcatgcaactatggccttggaggaatattacagcaagtccaatccatcaagataAAAGACCTAAAGGGGACaaaggcatacaagtacttaaggggggaatatgacaaaggaaacccagttcccagaatgacaattcctgcttccaagcagagagacgacgtgactgggggggatacatgggataagcaagactttgaagaaacaactgtacaagtggagcgagtcattgcttattggtcaaggattctaaaagaagcagaaagaaacTACTCCCCAACAGAGCGCGAAGCATTAGCCCTCAAGGAAGCACTTGTGaaatttcaggtatacttggaaggagctgaatttgttgctatcacagatcacgccgctctcacctggagcaagacttacaataatgtcaacagaagactcatgacatggggcttagtattctcagcctacccaggaatgcagattgtgcaccgcgcaggaagagtacatgacaatgcagatcctatctcaagacttaggaggagaACCCCATATCATACCAGCCCTCTGGCAGATCAATCGactccactcaagctcaatatggaggaagacccattaagaaacctctacaaggagataaatgaacgttttgaagagaaacttctTGGAGTTGCAAGCGCATTCACCCAGAGTTACAAAATTGGAAATAGCCAGAagcccatcaagaagtggataCCCACACCAACAGAAGCTGTATCTTATCAAACAACTATCTCATActctgtggaaatatcaataaactcagaagaaatcacaaggttcatagaagcatacaagaaggactcccattttaagcaagtgatggaagagttcaagtcgcaccacaatccactcaatccacccttccatcaataccagataggagataatggattgatctactttatagattcccaggaaaagtatcggctatgtgtacctagggatctacaagtagatatattgaaggaaaatcatgataacctcaatcaaggagcacatgctggttatgctaagacatatcatcgaattgcttctgtttactattggcctaagatggctagaagcattcagaa aggattccttcaacctttacctattccacagcaaccctttgaagtagtatcaatggacttcatcatggatcttccaccaagtaacaactacaacgctatcctagttattgtggacaaactaactaagtatggacatttcatcccatgtactactcagatagatgaagtacaaacagcgcaactgttccatgatcacatatggtgtcaCTATGGTTTACCTCGGCAAGTAATCACTGATAGAGATGCTAGATGGACAGGAGCCTTTTGGGGTCACTTAGTTAGTATGTTAGGAATTCGGCAAGCACTCACCACtgcacatcatcctcagagtgatggacaaacagagataCTTAATCAAACTACAGAAGTGGCTATTAGAGTATTCACTAACCCAGCTAAGGACAATTGGAGTAAGCTTCTATCAGGATTTGCGCACTCATACAATACAagtgtgcatacatccacacaacAGACACCAGCCTTCCTACTCCGCGGATTCCAGCCTCTAACATCAGCCGACTTACTGGCTCTCACTTCTGAGAACATTCCAAgaccagcccaagaaagtcaaacagctgaagaattcaaggaatccaTGGAATTAGCACGATCATTAGCTAAGGACGCTCTCAAAGTAGCTCAGAATTATCAACAGAAATACtataattctgacaagacacatgttacctttgagccaggagatttagtcttaatcaatccccattccttaaacttactcaaacatcagtcagggaaagggaataagctaaatatgcgttatgaaggaccatttgaagtcatggaaagcatatcaccagtagcatataggataagattacctgctagctattgcatacacccaatcattaacatagcacacttggaatcttacaaggcatcacccccagagtttggaagccgacccactcagaatatacctagagaagacttccaacagatgcctgaatatgaggtggaaaggatagtagaagaaaggacaataaagaaaggcaacaagagAATTAGGCAGTACAAAATCCGTTGGCTTGGGTACAGCTCAGAACATGATAGATGGAGGACAGAGAAAGAATTAAGGAATGCTCCAGAAGTAATCAAAGAATGGAAGcaaacctctggctccactatccatcccaatcacaggaagaagaaggagttctaa